The Cellulomonas oligotrophica sequence GCGCTCACGCAGCGCGAGGTGCGGCACGTCCTGGTCGAGGGCGGGCCCACGCTCGCCGCCGCGTTCCTGCGCGCCGGGCTGGTCGACGAGGTGCACGCCTACGTCGCGCCCGTCCTGCTCGGCGCCGGCCCGGCCGCGCTCGCCGACCTCGGCGTCACGTCGATCGGCGACGCGCTGCGCCTGACACCCACCCAGGTCCTGCCCCTGGGCCCCGACGTGCTCGTCGTCGCGACGCCCGTCCCGCCCGCGGCCCCCGCACCCACCCCCACGCCCGGACCCCAGGAGGTCTGATGTTCACCGGCATCGTCGAAGAGATCGGCACGGTCGTCGCGGTCGTGCCCGGCGACGACGACCAGGTCGACGCGCGCCTGCACGTGCGCGGCCCCCTCGTCACGTCCGACGCCCGCCACGGCGACTCCATCGCCGTGTCCGGGGTGTGCCTGACGGTCGTCGAGCTGCCCGGCGACGGCGTGTTCGTCGTCGACGTCATGCCCGAGACCCTGCGGCGCACGGCCCTCGGCGGCCTCGCCGCGGGCGACCGCGTCAACCTCGAGCGGGCCCTGCCCGTGGGCGGTCGGTACGGCGGCCACGTCGTGCAGGGCCACGTCGACGGCGTCGGCACGATCGCGTCGCGCGCCGCCGGGCCCCGCTGGGACGACGTGCAGGTCACGCTCGACCCCGCCCTGGCCCGGTACGTCGCCGAGAAGGGCTCCATCACCGTCCAGGGCGTGTC is a genomic window containing:
- a CDS encoding riboflavin synthase; amino-acid sequence: MFTGIVEEIGTVVAVVPGDDDQVDARLHVRGPLVTSDARHGDSIAVSGVCLTVVELPGDGVFVVDVMPETLRRTALGGLAAGDRVNLERALPVGGRYGGHVVQGHVDGVGTIASRAAGPRWDDVQVTLDPALARYVAEKGSITVQGVSLTVTHVGDDLFGVSLIPTTLSATTLGTLAVGDPVNLEVDVLAKYTERLLATAGAR